The Deltaproteobacteria bacterium DNA window GCCACAAATATAACACCTGCAACCACGGGCGTTAAAGCATCGCGCCGTTCTCGACTACGCCATGGCGTTGGACGCGGGCACGGGCGCCCCAGCCAGAAACCACAACGCGGCGAACAGCGCTCCCACCAGCACGGCCAGGAGCAGGCAGGCGCCGACATAGACGCGGAGCGCGCGCCGGATGTCGGCGGCGGTCGCCTCGGCGGCGCCGTCGCCCAGCCACGGGTCGGCGGTCACGACGCCCCGGTATCGGCGCGGTCCGGCCAGACGCAAGCCCAACACGCCGGCCATGGCGCCCTCCGGATAGCCGCCGTTGACCGAGCGGTGGGTGCCGCCATCCCGCCACATGATCTTCAGGCCGTGCATCGCGCTGCCGGCCTTCGATGGTGCGCCGGCAACGGCCAACAGGACGCCGGCGACGCGCGCCGGCACCCAGTTGGCGACGTCGTCCAGGCGCGCCGCCGCCCAGCCGAAGTCCCGGTAACGGTGGTCGTGGTGGCCGATCATGCTGTCGGCGGTGTTGAGCGCCTTGTAGGCCGCGATGCCCGGCAGGCCGAGAAGCAGACCCCACAGGACCGGCGCCACCACGCCGTCGCTGAAGTTCTCGGCCAGCGATTCGACGGCGCCCCGGGCTACGCCGTGGGCATCCAGGGATTCGGGGTCGCGGCCAACGATGTGGGCGACGGCGCTCCGGCCGGCATCGACGCCGTCGCGCTCCAGCGCCCGGGCGACGTCGACGACATGCCGGTATAGGCTATTCTGGGCAATCAGTACCGAGACCAGCAGAGCCTCCACCCAGAATCCGACCGGCCATCCGCTCAGGCCGGCACTGATCAGCGCCGCCAGCACGCCGCACGAGGCGACGACGGCCACCGTGGAGATGGCTCCCGCGGCGCGGCGGCCCGCGCGGCCGAAGGCGGGGCGATTCAATCGGCCGTCGCAGAACGCCAGCACCCGGCCCACGACCACCGTAGGATGCGGGACAACCCGGTATAGCCAGCGGGGATCCCCGATGAAGGCGTCGAACACCATCGCCGCCAGCAAAAGAGATGCGGTGTCGGAGAGGTTCACATCGGTCCGTCGGCGCAAGACGCTCGGCTAGTCTCCCGGCCTCACCAAGCCCCCTTCAACTCCGCCGAAAGCCGTTGCAGAGCATCCGCCGACGGGGGCAGACCGATCCTGAGCCAGCCTGGATGACGATCGAAGGACCGGACCAGGATCCCGGCCCGGCCGAGGCGGTGAGAGAGGTCACGGGCTCCGGCCGTTTCCACCAACCGGAACAGATCGGTGCCGCCGACAAGGGTCAGGCCGGCTCCCGAGAGAACGCTGTCAAGCTGTAGCCTCATCTCCGCCAGCCGGGCGCGGGTGCGGACGATCCAGTCCGTGTCGGCCAGCGCCTGCCTGCCGATCTCCAGGGCGGGCCCGGAGACGGCCCAGGGGCCCAGACGCCGCGCGATGCCGTCCACCAGCGTTGGCGGGCCGGCCACGAAGCCCAGCCGCAAGCCGGGGAGGCCGAAGAACTTGCCGAAAGAGCGCACGATCAACGTATTGGGAAAGCCCGGAGCCGATGCCAGGCTGACATCGGGCGCGACGTCCGCAAAGGTTTCGTCGACGACGAGCCAGCCGCCGCGTCGCGCCAGTTCCTCGGCCGCTCGCGCCAGCGTCTTCCGGTCCGTGGTGCGGCCGTCGGGATTGTTGGGGTTGACCACCACGACCACGTCGGCGTCGGGACGTTCCCCGAGCGAGCCGACCTCTTCCACGACGTGCCCCAGGCGGCGCCATGCGACGGCATGTTCGTCGTAGGTGGGCGCCAGGACCGCCACCCGGCACAGGGTCCTCATGGTTGGCAGCAACTGGAACAACGCCTGACTTCCCGGAGCCGCCGCCAGACCACGGGCGGGCGCAATCCCATAGGCCTCCCGCGCCGCCGCCAGCAACGCCGCCATCGCGTCATCCTGCGGCAAGCGGGTCAGGGTTTCCGGGCTGATGGTGCCGTACGGATAGGGCCAGGGGTTGACGCCGGTGGAGAGATCAAGCCATCCGCACGGCGGCGAGCCGAATGTCCGCTGGGCAGCCGCAAGATCGCCGCCGTGCCGCGGCTGGAAGGAGCTCAATCCCACGACTCCACCTCGCGCGGACCCGATGGTGAGCGTTCCGGTTCGGCCGGAAACTCGATGTGCACCGCATCGCCGAAACCCGCCGATGTCATCCATGCGTCCGCGCAGCCTGCCGCGGCCCGCGCGGCCTTGATGATACCCGCGTGAGTCACCACCGCATGAGACACGCCGCTCCGGCGGTAGTCGGCCAGCGCGGAACTGACCCGCTCTGATACCATCGCCACGCTCTCGCCGCCGTGGGGCCGTGCGTGAAGGAAGTCCGCCGCCCACGCGTCCAGCTCCGTCCGGTCGATGGCACTCCACGGCAAGCGCTCCCAACGACCGAAGTCCATCTCCCTAATCCTGTTGTCGACCACCGGGACGAGACCGCGAGCCGCGCCGATCCGTTCCGCCAGCCGTGCGCAACGGCGCAACGGGCTGGTCACCAGCCGCTCCACCGCCGGCAGGGTCGCCAACACGCGCGCCGTATCCTCCTCGAACGTCGGCGCCACGTCTACGTCCGTGACGCCGTAACACACGTTATCCGCGACAGCGGGCCGGGTATGACGAATGAGAATCAAGCGCATGGTGCCGGATACCCTCCCCACCCCTGGATTCCCGCGTTCCAGGCTGTGTCGAACCCCACTCGGATACAACATGGCGCCGACGCCCCCTTACCGTCATTCCCGCAAAACAGGCTGTGTCAAAACCCCTTCTGAGAAAGGCAACAACCCCCTGAAACGTCATTCCCGCGAAAGCATGCCCTCGACCCCGATCGGGGGCGGGAATCCAGGAGGGGTGAGGCCGGGAAACGCCGCTGTAGCGCCCCACCACCGCCCCTGGATTCCCGCTTTCGCGGGAATGACGGATTGGACTTTCGTCGCTGGGAAGTGGTGTTTTGACACAGCCTGTTCCGCGGGAATGATGTTTCAGAAGGTCCTTTTCTCATCAGTTTTGACCGCGCCTACAAAACCGCGACGACGCCGAGGTAGAGCCCCAACTCGCTGGTCTGTTGCACGGCGCCGAGGCAGTCCCCCGTATAACCGCCGAGTTTTCGTTCGTACAATCCACGCATGACGACGTGACCGATCGCAAGCCCGATGAAACCGGCCAGCATCGCCGCCGGGGATGCCAGATGCCACAGCACCGCCACGGCCGCGGCCCCAGTGGCTAGCGCCAGAGCCAGACCGGCCGGCGCCACGCCGTCCGCCACCGGCTTGGCCGCGCCGGCCTCCCGCACGTACCGGCCCGTCGCAATGGCGAGCACCGCCGAGGCGCGGCTCGCGGCGTGGGCCGCCACCAGGAGCCACGGGATCACCACCGCCGGCGCGGCCCCCAGCGCCAGTATCTTGGCGGCCAGCATCAGGCCGAGGCCGGCCGCGCCGTAGGTGCCGAGGCGGCTGTCACGCATGATCTCCAGTGCCTGCTCGCGCGTGGCGCCGCCGCCGAGGCCGTCGCAGGCGTCGGCGAACCCGTCCTCGTGGAACGCGCCGGTGACCAGGAGCACCGCAGTGGTTGCGAGAACCACCGACAGCGTTATGGGAAAGACCAAGTGCGCGAACCAAAACACCACGCCCGCGACCGCGCCCACCAGAGCACCCACCAGAGGATAGTATCGGGTAGCGGCGGCAAAGCGCGCCTCGGTGAAGAGGTCGGCCGACGACACCGGAACGCGCGTGAGAAACTGCACCGCCAAGAGAAACACCGCCAGTTCTTCACGCACCCCGCGCAATCCTCCAGGGAAACACGGACACCCGTTCGTCCTGAGCGTAGCGAAGCGAAGTCGAAGGACGCCAACTTGCTCGGCGGCAACAATCGGATTTGGTCCAAGCGCCGAACGACGGACAGCTTATCGGGATCGTCCCCGAGCTGGACTTCTACCAGCCCGCCGCATCACGCCGGACCGCTCACCCCGGCGCTCTCGAAGCTTGCCATCTCCGAAAGCATGGCCGCCGCACACTTGAGCACCGGCCAGGCGAGCAGCGCGCCGGTGCCTTCACCGAGGCGCATGTCCAGGGCCAGCAGCGGGCGTGCGTCCAACGCCAGCAGCACCGCGCCGTGACCGTGCTCGGCGGACCGGTGGGCGAACACGAGGTACTCCCGCAGCGCGGGCGCCAAACGCACCGCGGCCAGGGCGACCGCGCCGGCGATGAACCCGTCCACCAGCACCACCGCCCCGGCGCGGGCCGCTCCCACCATGGCTCCCGCCATCATGACCATCTCGAAGCCGCCGTATTCCCGCAACGCGTCCTGGCCGTCCAGCCGCGCGGCGGTACGCCGGGCCGCGCGATCAAGGATCTCACGCTTGCGCTCCAGACCGGCGTCGTCGAGGCCGGCGCCGCGCCCCACGAGCGAGTCCAGCCCGGCGCCCGTAAGCTTGTGTGCCACCAGCGTGGCCGAGGAAGTGTTGCCGATTCCCATCTCGCCGAAGGCAGCGGCGTCCGCCGCCACCGCCGCGCCGAGGGCCTCGCCGGCGCGCAGGGCTTCTTCGCATTGCTCCGGGGACATGGCCGGCTCCACCGCGCAGTTGCGCGTGCCCGCGGCGATGCGCCGCGACACGAGCCCCGGCGCCTCCATGGGTTCACCGGCGACTCCGGCGTCCACCACCTGCAGGTCCACGCCGTTGGCGCGGGCGAACACGTTGGCGGCCGCGCCGCCGGCAAGGAAGTTGGCGACCATCTGACGGGTCACGGTTTGCGGATAGGGAGACACACCCTCGCCGGCGATTCCGTGGTCGCCGGCGAAGATGGTGAGACGGCAGTGGCGCAGCCTTGGAGTCAGGGTGTTCTGGATGCGCGCGATCTGCGCCGCGACGTTCTCCAGCACTCCCAAGGCGCCCAAGGGCTTGGTCTTGCCGTCGATGGCGCGCCGGATCGCGTCGTCGAGCGCGTGGGAGACGGGCGGAACATGGAACACGAGTCACCTTCCGGTGGGCACGAGAACGGCTTGTGCCTGGTCATCCAAGCCCCGCGTCGCCAAGCTGTCCTGCGCCGTGGGCGCCCATGGCCTCGATGAGGTAGCCGGGCCGTGGAATGCTGCCGATGGGTTCCGTCGGAATGATCATATCCCTCCGTCCTTTCCCGGGTGATGGGTGCGGGGAGTCTATCCGGTGACGATAAGAAGGACAACCCGGTTCTTGTACTACCAGCTTGACGACGGCCATTGCCCGGCGTAGGTTCCACCCCTACAGAAACGTCTTTTCGGCACCGCGTGAGAAAAATTAAGACCACGGAAAGGGGATGAGTTGACGCCGCGCCAGACCCGACGGCCGCAGCAGCGTTTGGCCTTGGCGGCGAAGCCGGTCACGCTGGCGCTGACCGTCTGCGTTGTCCTCGTTGCCTGCACGGAGTCGCCAACAGTCCGCTCGACCGCGCGCCGTATCGTGAGCCTGGACTATTGCGCGGACCAGTTCGTGCTCGGGCTGGCCGAGCGCGGCGACATCGCGGCGGTTTCGCCGGACGCCGTTGCGGCCTTCTCCTACATGCGAGCGGCCGCCGCGGGGTTGCCGGCGGTGCGGCCCCGGGCCGAGGACGTGCTGGCCCTCCAGCCGGACCTGGTGGTCCGTTCCTATGGCGGCGGACCCAATGCGCGGGGGTTCTTCGAGCGGGCCGGCGTGCCGGTGCTGCAGATAGGGTTCGCCGATGACATCGACGGCGCCCGGGCGGTGATCCGGCACGCGGCCCGAGGGCTCGGCGCGCCGGAACGCGGCGAAACGTTGATCGCCGGGATGGACGCGCGGCTCCGGGCGGCGCGAGTCCATGCACTCGGCAGCCGAGCGCTGTACATGACGCCGGCCGGCTATACGGCCGGGCCCGGCACCTTGGTGGACGACCTGTTCGCGGCCGCGGGCCTCGACAACTTCCAGTCGCGCCCCGGGTGGCGGCCGATTCCGCTTGAGCGTCTGGCCTACGAGAACCCCGATCTGATCGCCAAGGCCGCCTTCGGTAAGGGCACGAGTCACGACGACGCCTGGACCTCGTTCCGCCACCCCGTCGTCCGGCGCGCCGCGCGGTCGGTGCCGGCTGCGGTCATCGACGGCGCCACCACCTCGTGCGGGGCGTGGTTCCTGGCCGACGCGGTGGCAGCCCTGGCGACCCTTCACGACAAGCTCCCCCAGGCAGCGCCGTGAGCGACCGCAGCCTGCTCATGGCGCTGACGGGCGTCACCCTCTTGGCTCTGGCGGCGGCGTGCCTGGTGGGGTCCACTCCCCTGGGCGTCGAACGCGTCCTGACCGCGCTGGCGGGTGGCGCATCCGCCGGCGACCGCGTGGTGGTGTGGGAGATCCGCTTGCCGCGGGCGGTGGCGGCGTTCGCGGTGGGAGCGGCCCTGGGGGCCTCGGGCGCAGCCTTGCAGGGCCTTCTACGCAACCCGCTGGCCGAGCCCGGCGTTCTCGGCGTTTCCGCCACCGCCGCCCTCGGCGCCACCTTCGTCATCTACTACGGCCTTGCGAGCGCCGGCGCCCTGGCGCTGCCCATGGCCGCCATAGCGGGCGCCCTGGCGGCCACGGTCCTGCTGACGGCGGCGGCACCGCGCGTGGGCTCGGTGGTCACGCTGATCCTGGTCGGAGTCGGGCTGTCGAGCTTCGCCGGGGCGCTGACGGCCTTGCTGATGAATCTCGCGCCGCACCCGTTCTCGCTGTCCGACATGCTCAACTGGATGCTGGGCACCGTGGCCAACCGGAGCTTCGCTGACCTCGTGCCCACCGCGCCCTTCCTGGTGGCGGGTCTGGCAGTCCTCGCCGCCGGCCGACGCGGCCTTTCGGCGCTGACCCTGGGTGAGGAAGCGGCGGCGGGGGTGGGGCTCGACCTGCCCCGGACCCGGCGGCTCGTGGTGTTGGGCGCGGGGCTGGCCACCGGCGCCGCCGTGGCCATTGCGGGGGCCATCGGCTTCGTCGGCATCGTCGCACCCCACCTGGTGCGGCCCCTGGTGAATTACGACCCGGCGCGCACGCTGGCGCCGTCGGCTTTGCTCGCGGGGCTCATTCTCGTGTTGGCGGACATCGGTGTGAGGGTGGCCCCCACCGACACGGAGCTCAAGCTCGGCGTGGTGGCGGCGCTGCTGGGAGCGCCGGTCTTCATATGGATCGTCGCCGCGAGGCGGGTACCCAGTGGCTGAGTTGTCGATCCACGGAATCGACGTGACGCTCGCTCGGCGTGCCGTGCTGCAAGACGTGTCCTTGCAGGCAGCGCCGGGCGAGATGGTCGTCGTGCTCGGGCCCAACGGCGCCGGCAAGACCGTGTTGCTTCGCGCCGTCCTGGGGCTGGTGAAACGCGACGGAGGCAGCGTCACCGCCGGCGGCGACGACCCCGCGCGTCTGCCCGCGGCCGAACGCGCCCGGCGCATCGCCTATCTCCCGCAGTCGCGGCCGCTAGCGTGGCCCGTCCGGGTGCGTGACGTCGTGGCCTTGGGACGCTTCGCCCACGGCGCTTCACCCGGACGGCTCGGCGACGAAGATGCGGCGACGGTGGAACGTACGCTGTCCGCCTGTGACCTGGACGCCCTGGCCGACCGCCGGTGCGATACCCTCTCCGGAGGGGAACTCTCCCGCGTCCACCTGGCCCGGGCCATGGCCGCGGAAACGCCGGTCCTGCTTGTCGACGAACCCACGGAAGCGCTGGATCCGCTCCACCAATACCAGGTGATGCGCCTGATCCGCGCATACGCGGACGCCGGCAACTGCGCGCTGGTGGTACTGCACGAGGCCGCCCTGGCCGCGCGCTTCGCGGACCGCCTGGCGTGGATCTCTGGCGGGCGGATCGTCGCGGACGGACCGCCCGAGGAAACGCTGACGCCGGAACGGATGGCCGAGGTTTACGGCGTGCGCGCCGCGGTGCGCCGCGTCGAAGACGACTGGGTGGTGGCCGTGAGCGGGCCGGCATGACGCGGTGCACGGACGGTCGACAGACGGACCGCGAGGCGCGGCGCCTTGACAGCTCGCGGGGGTTGTTGCACGTAGAGCCTGTTTGTAGCGCAGGACACCAAACCATCGAGAAGGGAGTCATAATGAGCACTCTGATAACCGGCATCGGCCTCGTGGGCACCGCCTTCGCGCAACGCGCGCTGCAACGGGGCGAGAAGATTGTCTTTTACGACATGGCGCCGCGGATGGATTTCCTCGAACGCAAGCTGGGCAAGGTGGACGTGACCGTGCTGAAGCGCGACATCCGGGACCTGCCGGCGCTGATCGACGCCATGCAGACCCACGAGGTGGATACGGTGCTGCACACCGCCGGCCTCATCGGCGGCGCGGTGGCCAACCCCGTCTACAGCGGTCTCCAGATCAACGTCATGGGCACCGTCAACGTGGCCGAGGCAGTGCGCCTCACCGGCGTGAAGCGGCTGATCCAGATCAGCACCATGGGCGTGTACAACCGCCGCATGGAGGGCGACGAGCCCATCGGAGAAGGGTTCAACCGGGGCGACGGCAACGCCTACGGCAACTCCAAGGTGGCCAAGGAACTCATGGTGGAGGCCTACCAGCGGCTCTACGGCTTCGAGCTCATTGTGCTGCGGCTCGCCAACGTGTTCGGCTTCGGGCACTTCGCGGGCGGCTCCGCCGGCGGCGAAATGCTGCAGAACCTCGTGGAGTCCGGCCTGACCGGGCGCGTCGCCCACATCCCGCAGGAATCCACGCGCGACTTCGAGTACGTTTACTTCAAGGACGTGGGCCGGGCCCTCGAGTTGGCCGCCACCATTCCCGCCCCGGCGGAGACCACCTTCAACATCGGCACCGGCGTGGTGGTCACCTTCGACGACTTGGTTTCCCTGGTGCAAGGGCTTCTGCCGAAGCTGGACGTGGAAATCATTCCCGGCAAGCCGCCGCGCTCCTCGAAACAGCCCATGGTCATCACCCGCGCCAAGGAAGTGCTCGGCTGGGAGCCCGAGTTCACCGTGGAGGAAGGGTTCAAGGCCTACATCGAAGACATGAAGGCGGCCGGCGTCGGGTGAAGCCCGATCCGGTCCGGAGGCTTACGCATCGGAGAGACCTTCCGTCTTGACAAGGTCTCGCCGCGCGACTACAAACTCCAAGGTCCTGCCCGGTTCTTTCGAATGAACCGGGCAGGATACCAGGCCACGGGTGGTCTTCCCGGCCGCCCGGTCCTCAGGTCCCTCAGGGGATAACAGGGAAACCGGTTGAAAGCCGGTGCGGTCCCGCCACTGTAAATGGGAACCCTTGCCAGGGTGCCACTGTTCCCCACCCGGGAACGGGAAGGCGGCAAGGCGGTCCACGCGGCCAGCCCATGAGCCAGGAGACCTACCTGA harbors:
- the cobD gene encoding threonine-phosphate decarboxylase CobD — protein: MGLSSFQPRHGGDLAAAQRTFGSPPCGWLDLSTGVNPWPYPYGTISPETLTRLPQDDAMAALLAAAREAYGIAPARGLAAAPGSQALFQLLPTMRTLCRVAVLAPTYDEHAVAWRRLGHVVEEVGSLGERPDADVVVVVNPNNPDGRTTDRKTLARAAEELARRGGWLVVDETFADVAPDVSLASAPGFPNTLIVRSFGKFFGLPGLRLGFVAGPPTLVDGIARRLGPWAVSGPALEIGRQALADTDWIVRTRARLAEMRLQLDSVLSGAGLTLVGGTDLFRLVETAGARDLSHRLGRAGILVRSFDRHPGWLRIGLPPSADALQRLSAELKGAW
- the cobT gene encoding nicotinate-nucleotide--dimethylbenzimidazole phosphoribosyltransferase, with product MFHVPPVSHALDDAIRRAIDGKTKPLGALGVLENVAAQIARIQNTLTPRLRHCRLTIFAGDHGIAGEGVSPYPQTVTRQMVANFLAGGAAANVFARANGVDLQVVDAGVAGEPMEAPGLVSRRIAAGTRNCAVEPAMSPEQCEEALRAGEALGAAVAADAAAFGEMGIGNTSSATLVAHKLTGAGLDSLVGRGAGLDDAGLERKREILDRAARRTAARLDGQDALREYGGFEMVMMAGAMVGAARAGAVVLVDGFIAGAVALAAVRLAPALREYLVFAHRSAEHGHGAVLLALDARPLLALDMRLGEGTGALLAWPVLKCAAAMLSEMASFESAGVSGPA
- a CDS encoding iron ABC transporter permease, producing the protein MALTGVTLLALAAACLVGSTPLGVERVLTALAGGASAGDRVVVWEIRLPRAVAAFAVGAALGASGAALQGLLRNPLAEPGVLGVSATAALGATFVIYYGLASAGALALPMAAIAGALAATVLLTAAAPRVGSVVTLILVGVGLSSFAGALTALLMNLAPHPFSLSDMLNWMLGTVANRSFADLVPTAPFLVAGLAVLAAGRRGLSALTLGEEAAAGVGLDLPRTRRLVVLGAGLATGAAVAIAGAIGFVGIVAPHLVRPLVNYDPARTLAPSALLAGLILVLADIGVRVAPTDTELKLGVVAALLGAPVFIWIVAARRVPSG
- a CDS encoding adenosylcobinamide-GDP ribazoletransferase; this encodes MREELAVFLLAVQFLTRVPVSSADLFTEARFAAATRYYPLVGALVGAVAGVVFWFAHLVFPITLSVVLATTAVLLVTGAFHEDGFADACDGLGGGATREQALEIMRDSRLGTYGAAGLGLMLAAKILALGAAPAVVIPWLLVAAHAASRASAVLAIATGRYVREAGAAKPVADGVAPAGLALALATGAAAVAVLWHLASPAAMLAGFIGLAIGHVVMRGLYERKLGGYTGDCLGAVQQTSELGLYLGVVAVL
- a CDS encoding alpha-ribazole phosphatase family protein, with the protein product MRLILIRHTRPAVADNVCYGVTDVDVAPTFEEDTARVLATLPAVERLVTSPLRRCARLAERIGAARGLVPVVDNRIREMDFGRWERLPWSAIDRTELDAWAADFLHARPHGGESVAMVSERVSSALADYRRSGVSHAVVTHAGIIKAARAAAGCADAWMTSAGFGDAVHIEFPAEPERSPSGPREVESWD
- the cbiB gene encoding adenosylcobinamide-phosphate synthase CbiB, with product MRRRTDVNLSDTASLLLAAMVFDAFIGDPRWLYRVVPHPTVVVGRVLAFCDGRLNRPAFGRAGRRAAGAISTVAVVASCGVLAALISAGLSGWPVGFWVEALLVSVLIAQNSLYRHVVDVARALERDGVDAGRSAVAHIVGRDPESLDAHGVARGAVESLAENFSDGVVAPVLWGLLLGLPGIAAYKALNTADSMIGHHDHRYRDFGWAAARLDDVANWVPARVAGVLLAVAGAPSKAGSAMHGLKIMWRDGGTHRSVNGGYPEGAMAGVLGLRLAGPRRYRGVVTADPWLGDGAAEATAADIRRALRVYVGACLLLAVLVGALFAALWFLAGAPVPASNAMA
- a CDS encoding ABC transporter substrate-binding protein; amino-acid sequence: MSLDYCADQFVLGLAERGDIAAVSPDAVAAFSYMRAAAAGLPAVRPRAEDVLALQPDLVVRSYGGGPNARGFFERAGVPVLQIGFADDIDGARAVIRHAARGLGAPERGETLIAGMDARLRAARVHALGSRALYMTPAGYTAGPGTLVDDLFAAAGLDNFQSRPGWRPIPLERLAYENPDLIAKAAFGKGTSHDDAWTSFRHPVVRRAARSVPAAVIDGATTSCGAWFLADAVAALATLHDKLPQAAP
- a CDS encoding NAD(P)-dependent oxidoreductase gives rise to the protein MSTLITGIGLVGTAFAQRALQRGEKIVFYDMAPRMDFLERKLGKVDVTVLKRDIRDLPALIDAMQTHEVDTVLHTAGLIGGAVANPVYSGLQINVMGTVNVAEAVRLTGVKRLIQISTMGVYNRRMEGDEPIGEGFNRGDGNAYGNSKVAKELMVEAYQRLYGFELIVLRLANVFGFGHFAGGSAGGEMLQNLVESGLTGRVAHIPQESTRDFEYVYFKDVGRALELAATIPAPAETTFNIGTGVVVTFDDLVSLVQGLLPKLDVEIIPGKPPRSSKQPMVITRAKEVLGWEPEFTVEEGFKAYIEDMKAAGVG
- a CDS encoding ABC transporter ATP-binding protein — its product is MAELSIHGIDVTLARRAVLQDVSLQAAPGEMVVVLGPNGAGKTVLLRAVLGLVKRDGGSVTAGGDDPARLPAAERARRIAYLPQSRPLAWPVRVRDVVALGRFAHGASPGRLGDEDAATVERTLSACDLDALADRRCDTLSGGELSRVHLARAMAAETPVLLVDEPTEALDPLHQYQVMRLIRAYADAGNCALVVLHEAALAARFADRLAWISGGRIVADGPPEETLTPERMAEVYGVRAAVRRVEDDWVVAVSGPA